In Ensifer canadensis, a genomic segment contains:
- a CDS encoding M16 family metallopeptidase, whose amino-acid sequence MMKVECTRLPSGLTVVTEQMPHLESVALGVWIKSGSRNETVGEHGIAHLLEHMAFKGTGRRTARQIAEEIENVGGEVNAATSTETTSYYARVLKDHVPLAVDILADILTESSFDEEELRREKQVILQEIGAADDTPDDVVFDRFAETAYRNQTVGRPILGTPETVMSFSANQIRQYLGRNYTTDRMFVVAAGAVEHEAFVRQVEERFSTLPRTPLATPVLETAIYTGGESRETRDLMDAQILLGFEGKAYHARDFYCSQILANILGGGMSSRLFQEVREHRGLCYSVYAFHWGFSDTGIFGVHAATGGENLPELMPVIVDELRKSSMNIEQQEIERARAQIRAQLLMGQESPAARAGQIARQMMLYGRPIPNDELMERLSGITIERLTDLAGRLFFDTAPTLSAIGPLEQLAPMNDILSSLTGKTTVAHAVAS is encoded by the coding sequence ATGATGAAAGTTGAGTGCACCCGGCTCCCTTCCGGGTTGACGGTGGTAACCGAGCAGATGCCGCACCTTGAAAGCGTGGCGCTCGGCGTGTGGATCAAATCGGGCTCACGCAACGAAACCGTGGGCGAACACGGCATCGCTCATCTGCTTGAGCACATGGCTTTCAAAGGCACCGGCCGGCGCACCGCCCGCCAGATCGCCGAGGAAATCGAGAATGTCGGCGGCGAAGTCAACGCCGCGACCTCGACCGAAACGACATCCTATTACGCACGCGTCCTCAAGGATCACGTGCCGCTGGCCGTCGACATCCTTGCCGACATCCTCACCGAATCGAGCTTCGACGAGGAAGAGCTGCGCCGTGAAAAACAGGTGATCCTGCAGGAGATCGGCGCTGCCGACGACACGCCCGACGATGTCGTCTTCGATCGTTTCGCCGAAACTGCCTATCGCAACCAGACGGTCGGACGCCCGATCCTCGGCACGCCGGAGACGGTGATGTCGTTCTCCGCCAACCAGATCCGCCAATATCTCGGCCGCAACTACACCACCGACCGGATGTTCGTCGTCGCGGCCGGCGCCGTCGAGCACGAGGCTTTCGTGCGCCAGGTCGAGGAGCGCTTCTCGACGCTGCCGCGCACGCCGCTGGCAACGCCGGTTCTCGAAACCGCGATCTATACTGGCGGCGAAAGCCGCGAGACCCGCGACCTGATGGACGCGCAGATCCTGCTCGGGTTCGAAGGCAAGGCCTATCACGCCCGCGACTTCTACTGTTCGCAGATCCTCGCCAACATCCTCGGTGGCGGCATGTCTTCGCGCCTATTCCAAGAAGTGCGCGAGCATCGTGGCCTCTGTTACTCGGTCTATGCCTTCCATTGGGGCTTCTCCGATACCGGCATCTTCGGCGTGCATGCGGCAACCGGCGGCGAGAACCTGCCGGAGCTGATGCCCGTGATTGTCGACGAACTGCGCAAGTCGTCGATGAACATCGAACAGCAGGAAATCGAGCGCGCCCGCGCCCAGATCCGCGCCCAGCTGCTGATGGGCCAGGAAAGCCCGGCCGCACGCGCTGGCCAGATCGCCCGCCAGATGATGCTTTATGGCCGCCCGATCCCGAACGACGAACTGATGGAGCGCCTGTCTGGCATTACCATCGAGCGTCTGACCGATCTGGCAGGTCGCCTGTTCTTCGACACCGCCCCGACGCTGTCGGCGATCGGACCACTCGAACAGCTGGCGCCGATGAACGACATCCTGTCGTCACTGACAGGAAAAACCACCGTCGCGCACGCCGTCGCAAGCTGA